A stretch of DNA from Lepus europaeus isolate LE1 chromosome 11, mLepTim1.pri, whole genome shotgun sequence:
CGAGATAAGGGGCTATCCCAGTGTCTAGAGAAAGGCTGAGGGGAAGATCTGAACTGACCAAGGCAGAAGACGAGCGGGCGGAGAGTACTGGGGTTACTCGTCCGTCCTGAAGGAGTGGCTCACCACATGGGCTGCTTCAAGCTAATGACTACCAATGGACTACATTTGCTACATAGTACAAACGTGGGCTTCCAGATCTTAGCACAAGGTCTAGAGAAATGCGCCTATGAGGGGTCTTGCTATCCCCACGGCTAGAGACCGCCAGCAGAGTTGGGTTAACTGGCACTGGCAGCAACTGGAAGCGTGCTTCGTGTAgcatgtgtgttttgtgtgttcgATGAACGGCTGGGAGTGTTGTCTGCAGGATTCTCTTTAATGCATTAAAGAACTTCTTTGCCTGTCATGGCGTTCAACTGGCGGGCACCGTTAACGACTCATGGTTCTGAGAAGCACGTGGGGTGGCCACGGGAGCCTGCTGCGTGAGCTAGATTTTCAAGACCTTGCAAGTTCTCATTTTCTTCCCTTACTGCAAAGTGCAAGAGACTCCTGGCACCATGCCTGTGTGTTTACCAGGAGTCCTGAAAGCCGTAGCCTCTGTCATCTGTGCAGTTCTTGACCTATTTCTACCACGTACATAGTGTTTCTCTGGAGCTGAGGTACTGCTGCCTGCAAAGGACTTCCAGCCAAGTCTGCAGACAGTGGGTCCGAACTAGGAGGAAGGAGCTACTGCCATCTAGTGGATGGAGGCCAGGGTGCCGCTAAACATCCTGCAAAGCACAGGACAGCCACCCACAACCCAGCGTGCCAAACCCTAAATGTCATCAGGCCTGAGGGGGATCGCAGCCTGCATTAGAGGAATCTCAAAAAATAAGCACTTCGTCTTGTCTATAACCACCATTAACACTTCCTTAaactttgttgttttttctttacattttttaaaatatttatttatttatttgaaaggcagagttacagaaagagggggagagaggagagagaaagagagagagagagaaagagagggtgggagggagggggagagaggagagacagaatctcccatctgctggttcactctgcaatggctggggccaaatccaggaactccatctgggtctcccacgtgggtggcagggtcaagtacatgagccaccttccactgctttcccaggtgcattagcagggaattggattggaagtgcagcagccaaaaTGCAAACTGACACTCATACTGATATCATACTGATATCATAGCcacggcttaaccagctgtgccacagcactggtcccttgctattattattattatattttttgagatggggagagagagagagagctcccatctgctggttcactctctagctACTcaaatgtccagggctgggccaggccaaagctgggagccaggaactcaatccaggcctccgacaggggtgggaggggcccggccacttgagctgtcacctgctgcctccagtggcgcctgttagcaggaagccggaatcaggagcagagccaccaCGGGCCAAggccctctgctgtgggacaTGTGAAGCACTCGGCCCAATGCCCAGCCTcgttgacactttttttttttctggaatcagATAAATTCCTAGAAGATGTTTTAGAAATATCGAGATCGTATGTGGAAGTCTTTCTTTACAAACACGCTTAGAAAGCAGCACTGTTGGATCAAGGAGATCTCAGGAGGTACAGAATTTTCACCTCGACTTTACTCTCCATTTTGCGTAGCACATTGTATACGATTTGGGATTCTGAAACTTAAGAGGTAGCAAGAAATAATTACAGTTAGCTGCCTTGGGTGGGCATCAGGGGGCAACAGGCTAAGCCACCTCtcgggacacccatatcccatgtcGCAGTGCCATTCGGAGTCTCAGGTACTCTGCTTCTCACACAGCTTCTTGtcaacacacctgggaaggcagccaatgatggccaAATTATCTggacccccgccacccatgtgggagacccagacagagctccgggttcctgggttctgcctggcccagcccaggcggACGAGGGCACGTGAGGCGTGAgccagcggagggaagatctctctccctctttgtctctccctgtctctctgtcactctgcatctcaaatagacaaatacttttttaaaaaatttgctctTTTCCAGTAACTTCTAGGCACAACTGCAGAGAGTTTCGTGTCTTATAACGTCCTCTCGTCCCCACCGCAACCTTGCAGAGTGGATGGTGGCTAAAGGCATTTTTACAGCTGGAGGAACAGCGGCTCAGAGTGGGTAAGCTGCTTCCTCcgggtcacacagctgggatgcaaactcaGCTCTGTCAAACTCAAAGCcgttcctcttctctctgctggatGCTGTCCCCAGGAGCTACTGACCTTTCAAACACACCTCTTAGCGAGATGAGAAATAGCCGGGGGCGTCTTCACCGAACCATGGCCACGTGATGCCAAACGTGCTCTCCTCTTCGCTCTCTGGACTTGTTCAAAGCCACTTGAGAAGGTTGTTGTGCAGGTTACCTCTGCACACCTCCTGTCACCTCGCTCAGCCAGCCGCAGAGGGAGCCAGATTTTTCGTGAATTGCCTGTAATTTTTAGGCTACAAAGAGAAATGGTCCTTCCTGCTTCCACCCTAGGAGCCTGTGCACACCCCATCAGCAGGTATCAGTCTGGCTTTGGTAGATCTCATTAAGATTTCTTAAGAATAATCTGGAAACACTTCCTACGGGTCTGTTCTACAAACTGCATCGTGTTCAGCTCCAAGTTAGCTCGCCTGGACTCACAAGATTCCAACCCGGAGCCTGTGTcggggctgtggcctggggaggtcTCATCTCTGCAGGAAATTTCATGCCAAGGCACCCACTGCTGTCACCCACCAGCTCCTGGGGGTCTGATGGCTCTATAGCCCCTAGGGACTCGGAGCAGGTTCAGGCTGGTATGTGAGCAGATTCTCTGATGGCAGCTCTGAGCAATCTCTCCCAGGCAGGCTGGCCAGTGCCCAGGCCACAGAAGGAGGCAGGACCCACAGGGCAGGGCCAGTTTGATGGGGATTTCTCTTTGCACCCCATCACATAGGACCCAGCACCCAGACATGGCAACCAAGGGATTGGTTCTGAGAGATTTCCCACGTTCTAGCTCACATGGAAGCCTCACCGTCTTTGTAGGCACTTTATAGCATTGTAGGAAATGACACGCCCCCAACACCACCTTGCAATTTGCAAAATCATTTTCTGGGTGTGTGACAGAAATCAAATGGTGTGCACAGCGTCCCTCGGTGGACTTGCTGTGTTTGAACTCTAACGATTTCCTGTCTTCGGAgaacctgtatgtgtgtgtgcgtgtgtgtatgtacatgtgtatgtatgtctgtgcatgtgtgtatgtacgtgtgtatgtatgtgtgtttgcatgtgggtgcgtgtgtgtgtgtgcatatatgtgtgtgtgatttttatcTGCAAAACCTGATGAGCTTGAGCGCTTCACAAGTAGGCCTCTAGAAACCCAGGGATTATTCCAGGAGGGGGGATTCTGGGATGACCCCCGGGTCTGTTTCGGAAGTGAACCTGCACCCGTTTCCGTGGTTTCTGATGGGGCCACTCGGGAACCTTCAGGAGGGGTGGGGATGCAGAGAGGCGCGCCTGTGTCCGCCTGGGTGGCCGTTCCCCTCCTAAGCTACGGGATGCAGAAGAAAGAGCAGCCGTGTCCCCGCGTCTAGGTCGTGATCTCTCCGAAGCCCCAGAGCTGCTTCATCTGCTCGATCTGCATCGAGTGCCTCCTGAGCAACTTCTTCGCACTTCTCAAGTCGACTCTCTTGGGCGAACTTGGAGCAACAGGGACCATGGACTTCAACCCACTGGCAAGTGGGGAAGCAGCTTTGCCGCCAGATCTAATGTCTGGGATGGGAGGGTTCAGGTTCACGTTCAGAGGGGGGAGAAAGCCGGGCCTGGTGTGAGCGATGTGGTCCAGCAACAGGGTCCCAGAGCCTCGTCtttccagcaggtgcaggggcctgcggCGCGCGGAGCTGGGAGACGTGCTGGGGACGGCGTCCAGGGACTCCCGGGAGCCGTGGAACAGGGACAAGTGGGAGCTGTTGACCTTCCTCCTGTCTAAGGGTCCTTTGCCTGGTTCAAGGGAGACCGAGCTGGGCGACTCTGCCCCTGCTTGAAAATCCAGGCTGTAGAGGTCACTTTCCAGCCACTTGAGGGAGGCTGGCTCTTTGAGAGCCGAGGGCCCGGCTGGGCTGGCACCCCCCTTCTCTTGGTCAGCGGGGAGGGTTCCCCTCCTGGCCAGACGCGGGTGGGGGCCCTGACCCTTCTCATAGGTCGCTTTCCAGGCCGCCGGTGCTGAAGAGCCCGGGATCTTCAGCACTTGCTCCGTGACCGTGGGGAAGAGCGTGGGGTCCTTGCCGTCCATGCTGCTGGTCCTGGACAAGGGCCCCCGTGTAGCAAGGGACGCGTCACCGATGCCCTTGAGGACCTCGCTGTCGGCGCCGGCGCTGCGGGCCTCGTCCTGCCGAGCGGAAGCTGCCAGCACGGACGGCGCGACCAGGCCCCACGGCTCAGACTGCAACCTCTTCAGCTGCGGCAAACGGGCCCTCTTGAGACCGCCCACTCTCCTGGTGGGTGATCCGGGCTCGTGGAGGGCCTTGGAGGCGCTGTAGCCACTTGAGTGCCCTGTCTGGAGGCTGACGAAGTCATCTTCCTTCTCCCTGGGCGGGGAGCCCAGGCTTGGAGCTGTCACTTGGACATCCGAGGGGGACGCACACAGGGGTGGCGACTGCCTGCCTTCCactttgggggagggagggacgtTAAGGTACTGTTTGGTGGTTTTGGTGCCCGAGGAGGATTTATCGGTTGTTATGATAATCACCTCCTTGCctttggctttgcaggcagcaagGAGGTGCTTCAGCGCCCCTTCGTCATCCGCATTTATGGCGTAGACCAGAGCCGAAGCCCCAGTCCGGTCCTCCAGGCTGGGGTCGGCTCCATTCTCCAGCAGTAGGGAGACCACGTCCCCGCCCGCTCTTCTGATGCAGGCATGGATGAGCGCCGTCTTGCCAGACTTGTCCTGGATGTTGGGGTCTGCCCTGTTGTCCAGCAGGTACTTCACCATCTTGGGCTTGCTGATGCTTTGCTGGTCCACGTGCTGGGTGATGCACGCCACCATGAGCGCCGTCTCCCCTTTGTCATTGCTCTCGTTGATGTAAGCGCCCCCTTCCAGGAGGAGTCTGGTGAGCCGGAGCCTCCCCAGCCACACGGCCTTCAAAAGGGAGTTGCCATCCGTTCTCAGTTCCGTGTCATCCCCCATCATCCTGGCGATGGCTTCGGGTCTCGGAGCCACGGTGGCCGTCAGACCTagcaagggaagaagagaggggacAGGTCAGGTGCTCCAGAGCTGACGTGCGCAGGAAGATAACGGACGCAACGCCCTTGAACCGTCACAGCCCAGCCTGACCCCAAGTCAGGTCACCCGGGCCAAGTTCTCCAGCATCTGGGAGGCGGTGCCTTTCTCTGTGATGATTGGGCTTGGAGTGAGGGCCATGGCAGAGTCACCTTGCAGAGTCACCGTGAACACTGCGCGAGGTGCCATGCCCAAAACACTCAACCGGGTGAGGTCGTTAACCGAAGGCCAGGAACACGGCCAGTCCCGGAAGATACTAAACACGGAGGTGGCTCtctaagttctttttctttttgccaggcagagttagagagagagagaaagagagagagagagagagagagagacagagacagagagagacagaaagaaaggtcttccttccgttggttcactcccctaatggcccctacggctggcactgtgccgatccaaagccaggagccaggtacttcctcccggtctcccatgtgggttcagggacccaagcagttgggccatcctccactgccttcctgggccacagcagagagctggactggaagaggagcaaccgggactagtacccggtgccctaactgggactagaacccggggtgccggtgctgcaggcagaggattagccaagcgagccgcggcgccggcccctctaagtTCTAAGCTTGCTCATTGCTGGAGGCTCAGTATTTAGCAATGATTCACACGCGATGAATAGGTTACCCATACACAACTTGGCGTGTGCTGTTGTTAGATGTGCATTGGAAAGACCAGTAGGAGACACATTAAAATGCTAACCCTTCCTGTGGGTAATGGGATTATAGATGGTTTCATTTATTCTCACTGTGCTGCTAAAATAAATGTGTATCACTCTTATAATAAAGAGGAAAACAGTCAAACAAATGCAAACAATCACATCCACATCTCGCCTGCTTTGCTAGTTGCAGCCCCGACTTGTCCAGCAGGTGTCAGAATTCTCCTTCGACTCTCACGGAACAGCTGGCATCATGCCCGGCTCTCTTCCCCTCTGGATGAACTGGGGAATTGCATTTTTGCTCATCAATATTAGGAAATAAGGCTCAAGCCTGTGTTCTCTCGGCCGAGGTCTGACAAACCTGGGTTTTCTGCTTTGATTCTCCCGGTATCGATCGCCTCCTTTCTCAGTTCCCACACTCAGAGAGCAGCCCCGGGCACGAGCGAGGAGAGACAGGTGGCCCAGCGCCGATGCACAGGTCAGCCTGCAAGGACCACACCGGCCCATGTCTCGCCCAGCAAAGCCCCTTCCCATGGACGTGTGTGCCTCCAGGGTCCTGACAAGCAGCTGGGCCGTGTGCCCCACGTGGCAGAATCAAGCCACCTTCTCACCTGATCCACGTCCTGCCGTCTCACTCTACCACCCTGAACAGGTACAGTCCTCTGTCAGGGAGCCAGATGGAAGCTTCTCTGGGTGTAAGTGGAGAGGTAGATACAAGCTTTCCAAACACTTGATATGGGGTGGGCATTGGTGCAGTGgtgaaaacactgcttgggacagccacatatgatgtcagagggcctgggttcaagtcccggctctgctcctgattccagctccccgctgacacagaccctgggaagcagcaggtgctggttcaagtaacAGGGTCCCAGGgccgcgctgtggcgtagtgggcaaagctgtcgcctgcggtgctggcatcccatatgagcgccggttctagtcccggctgctccacttctgatccagctctctgccatggcctgggtaagcagtagaagatggcccaagtgcttgggcccctgcacccatgtgggaggcctggaagaagctcctggctcctggcttcggatcggtgtagctctggctggggagtgaaccagcggatggaagacctctctctctctctctctctctctctctctctctgcctctccttctctgtgtaactatgactttcaagtaaaataaatgcatctttaaaaaaaaaaaagtaacagagtCCCTGCCACTGAGGTAGGATTgagttcatgactcctggcttcagcccagcccagtcccagtcccCTCAAATGCaaaatatctgtgtgtatgtatgtctgccttttgaataattaaaactttggggaaaaaaaccttttaaataaaagtttaatatataaagatacatatatgtgtgtgtgtgtgtgtagctagctagctagatagatagatagatagacagacagacagacagatagatataaACCCACACCACACTGAAGTCTCTGAAGAGGAACAGGACTTGCTCGCCCCGACCCCTCCTGAAGCATCAGCTGCTCACACCCTGTCCGCTTCTGCCATCTCTGCTTCTTTGGAAGCGTCGCTCTGATAACTGCATCTGATTGGAGGTCACCGTGACTCCACTGAATTTTCTGCACAAGGAGACGGTGTGTCTTCCCATATCTCGACAAGAGGTCTCCTTCTGTCTCAgcttttccttccctctctctccctccatgtcCTACTCCATGTCCATGATCTgctttctctatgtgtgtgtgtgtgtgtgcgtgagtgtgaaagagagagggcgTGTGAGCCTTtagcttccttctctctccatcatTTGGATTATTTAGCCCTTCTGTGGCCCGACACGTGGAGGCTGTGTTAAAGGCCCCCGCACGGGTAAGTCGTCCGTCTGCAAGTCTGGAAGCAGGGTTTCCAAGGTGGACAGATGAGTGGGGAAAGCGCAGGGGAAACCCACTTGCTTGCAGTCCCTGGAGGGGACCTGCATCTGCCGGATCGCCCCACCGCCAGCACCATTGCTGCTATTCTGGTCTTCGCCACACTCGACCTGCCTGCAAGTCTCCTTCTTTCTCGAACGCGCCACATTCTTCCCCGTCTTGCACTGTGTTCATGTTTCCAACTCTACAACCTCCCTGCTCTTCCTTAATTATTCATCACCCGTCAAACTGCAGCTCAAATGCTACTTCCTTTGTAATCAAGAGGAAAATCACTCCAGAtctgagagggggaggaggaagacgcCACTGACTCACACACAGgctatataaagaactcctacaaatCCCTCCCTCTGAAAGAGGATACGCAAATGGCCAGGGAGCACGCAAAGAGGCCCTCAGCTTCTCTAGTTCTGAAGGGAAAGGTGACGACAGCTCGGTGAGGTGGGGAGCATGAGATAGGCTGCAAGGACCCAGGACGGGTGGGGGTGGACAGACGGGTGAACCTGCTGGTACGGTATGTTGCTGTCCCCAAACATCAGCCTGGTCATTCCATGCCTCACTTTACACCTGTGGTAGACCACAACACAAGGCCATGATGGCCTGCCGTGTTGCCACAGACATGAGGAGTCAGCTTTGGGACTGCTCTGACCGAGAAAGTACAGCCAAGGTAATTTTGTGTGCAAAATCCCCGAAGACCTAGCTGCTTCCTGGAGAAGTCTGGGCTGTGCCCCCAGAAGGGGCACCTGGAGCTCCAGCCGACAGCCCCAGGATAGGGGTGAGCGCACCTTGGGCCACCTGGTCCTGGCCAGCCCCCAGCTAACGACAGCTGCACGGGTGACCCTAGATGAAGGCAGCAGAGCAAACATCCAGAGCCCAGCCAACATCGCAGACGTGGGATGAACAGGCATTGTTTTCAGCCTCTCGTTTGGGGTTGGCCTGTTCACAGCAGTGGATTACTAATGAATATGTGAATCAGAAGACCGTGGCAGCCCTGCTCAGGATGGACAAAACCTGGACACAACCCATCAAGGAGAAAATAGATGAGAAATTGTAgttcaagggtacttcaaaaggtttgtagaACATTGAATTGAGAGAtaggtttattttcatgcaaaaatttgagatgcatgcatagttttttacaTAAAACGtacttctatgaactttttgaagaccccctcatagtCCCTACCTTCTCTTTGGATTCTATTTTCCCTTCTCACATGTAtgctcatgtgtgcacacacacacacaacacgccCCAGGATAAGAACTGCGTGCGGAATCCCCGTGTTGCTGCAGACTTGGCAACGCCCTCCACTGGGTATTGATCTTGGCCATGATCTGGGTCAACTTTGGCCACAGAACTCGAGCTCCTTGAAGCAGaaactctctcttctcccttgccAGGGGTGCAATAATGGGAAAGTAGAATAAAGGAAAGTCcggggggaaggaggaagaggaggtggagggagggcaaACAGCTGAGCATCTTCTGTGTTGCGTGTGCTGCAAATCACGTACCTCTGGTCCACTTCAAAGTCAAAGGgcggaggaaaagaggaaggagggagggagaggatggtCCGTCTGGGAGACTGGCCCTCCCACCCCTTCACTGGGAGCCAGCAGCCACTTCCTCCCCAGGTTCAGGCTTTGCCCCCCATCAACCCCCTCCCCCGGACCCAGCCCCTAGGGAGAAAGCAGCCAAGTTCTTTACCGTGGCCTGGAAGATCCAGTCCACCCACAGCCAGAACACTCTGTGTGCTCAGTGAGCTATTTTGCATGTTGTctatcaccatttttttttctcagtgtgGGGCTCCTTACTGAATTCCTTACATGATGAAAATGTAAGAGCTTTGTTTGAGGACAGAATCAGGTTCTTCCCTCACTCTCGTATCCCAGATAAAATGTGCAGGGCTAACATTAACCATTGGCATGCTGGTTTCTCTTACTCTTTTCATTTCAAGTATGCGTGCATCATCCCAGATTTGCATAGCTTTCTCCATTCCTCCTGTCCCTGGCCTGGCTTTCTTGCTTGAGTGACCTTGCCACGCCATTCCCACAGTCTTGGACTCAGgtcactgctgctgcttctgccatGGTGGCAGAGCCCCACACCTGGTTTCATCGGACAAGGAGAAACTGAACCTGACCTGACAATtctccagcaggtgcctgggacaGACCAAGGCACCCAACCTGCGTGTGAGGCAGCATTAACCCTGGTAGAAGAGATGTTGACCAATAAGAGATTGGGGACAAGAAAGAGATGGAAGAGAGACTCTCCTCCCTTCATCACCCAATAGCCTTTCCAAGACACAAGAGAATAAACAATGTCCACACACGCAAGCAAGCAGTGcacttggcaggaagctggggagagCTTGATAACGcatcccttccctttctccttcatcCTTTTGTCCGAAGTTTGATGACTTCAACAGGCATTAATACGTGTGTTCTTGCTGCCTTCCTTCAACCCTAACTGGACGCCCCATTCAGGAAAGTTTCTCCCCTagtttgcagatgaagaaactggagcCAAGGCGAAGAAGTGGCTCATCTGTGGGTGACTGTTCAGAGCAGTTTTGCCTGCTCAGAGTGGCCCTTTCTTTCTGATAATCTatgctccctgcccccctccccaagcCCTTGGCAGGTGAGTTTGTACCACGTGACCTACCCCATGAGCATGGCTGATTCAACCTGGACTGGGGTTTGAAATTGAGGCTGAGAAACACCTGTTCCTTCGAGCTGTTTGTAGGAACTGAAGTGCTGAGAATTCTGGGGGTAAGACCACGTCTATGGGCCAGCCACATGTGTAGACAGGGTGATGCAAAAATGAGAAGATgagccatttggatttcaaagCTTAGAATCCTCCCAATAAATGAGTATGCTTCTATTTCTGATAGCTTGACTTAATTTCTTTACTGATGGTTCTTCTAGTTACACTAATCTTGCCTAAAGCAGCAGAATTACttgttcatttactcattcatccattcattcaccaaACATGCATTTACCATCTATTCTGTGCTGGGTGTTAAGGACAGAGAGATGTATACAATCAGGAACAGGAGGCTGCaatggggttaagctgctgcttgcaatgcctgcatcccacatctaaGAGCTTGTTGGagcctcagctactctgctttttttatttttaagattttatttatttacttgagagatagaattacagacaatgagagggagagacagagagaaaggtcttcggctggtgccgcagctcactaggctaatcctccacctgcggcgccagtaccccaggttctagtcccagctggggcgccgggttctgtgccggttgctcctcttccagtccagctctctgctgtggcccgggaaggcagtggaggatgacccaagtgcttgggccctgcacccacatgggaaaccaggaggaagcacctggctcctggcttcggattggtgcagtgcgccggccatggtggccgttttgggggtgaaccaatggaaggaagacctttctctctgtctctctctctcactgtctaactttgcctttcaaaaagaaagagagagagagagagagagagagagagagagagagagagaaaggttttccatccaatggctcactccacagatggccacagcggctggagctgtgctggttcgaagccaggagcttcctcctggtcttccatgcacgtgcaggggcccaatgacttgggccatcctctactgccttcccaggccattgcagagagctggattggaagaggagcagccgggactagaaccggtgcccatatgggatgccagcgccacaggtggaggattaacctactgcatcacacaGCTGGCCCctactctacttctggtccagatAGGATAGCAGGGTCAACCAGTGTCCAACTGACCTGGAGGATTTGCCTCCTGTTGCACATCACAGAAGGTAAATGTTGAGAACAACTAAGGCTGGAAAGATTAGATGCCTTCCAGGACAGGTCTCTAAGTTTGTGGGAGGAAAAGGCAGCAATCCTGACTGAGGAGCTCTTACCCATCCTAGAATGCTGAAATTCCACCCACCTGGGCTAGTCTGGGTACCAAGCTTTCATCTTCAAAAATGGGCAACCCCGTGTGACAGGCATTTAGCCcatcagttaggatgcctgcatcccacatctgagcagTGGGGCTTAgaacctgcctctggctcctgcctccagcttcctgccaatgcagaccccaaagacagcagtgatagctcaagtatgcaggagacctggattgagttcctggctcccagctctggccactgagggcatttaaggagtgacccagtagatggaagctatttttcagcctctctctctctctctctctctttcataaataaaaattaccaaaatCCAAAGCGGTTCTTGCTCATAGTTTCAAAATAAGGATACACAGAGGACTCAGCAAACTGCCTAGTTCCTTCCGTCATATCTcgaccccacccccatctctcacTGCTTGAGGCTACTTCCTGTTTGATGCAGCTCCGTTATAACAACAGCTAATATGACAGATTTCAAAAAgaccatggaaaatgaaattaaaagataagatatttcagggcaaaacatttttgaaatctatgcactcttttttcataacacacatttagcatgaacttttcaaagatacCTGggcatacatggatttcaaaattttttgcaccaaaataaacttatcttttagttctgcTTCCCATGAAGTCCTCTTATATAACTTCCAGTGGCACAGGGGATGGAGAAGAAGCACTAAAGACTAAAAACCAACACCAAACTTTCAAAACGACACCTCTCTAACAGCAGCAGCAGGGTTCACCATCTTTGTCCTGAAGCTCTTACGTAATCATCTACAAGACTATGAAAGTCATTGTCTTTTTTGACTGTGAGGAGCTAACCTGTTCAACCTTTCTCAGTGAGTTTAGAGACTGAGCCTCTTATCTCTCCAAACCCAGGATctgaagaaagagaaacagagtcagacagagatctcccatgcaccggctcactctccaaatgccagcaacagccagggcggggccaggctgaagtcaggagccgggaactcaatcagATGTTCCACAAGGATGCCAGGACCCATCTATTTGACCAaactgcccctgccccccagagtgcacactagcaggaaaggAGAGCTGGGGCTGAAACCCAGGGCACTCCAATCCGGGGTGTGGCCATTTCAAGAGGCATCTCAACGGCTCACCTAACACCCGTCCCCAAAATATGGCTCTGTGGGTAAAAGTAAACCACAGGAGAACTGAATCAGGATGCTGTGGTCTTGTCCTTCCTGTCACTGCTCACCTCTTTGGGTCTGTTAGGAGGCTGAAACAA
This window harbors:
- the ANKRD34C gene encoding ankyrin repeat domain-containing protein 34C — encoded protein: MMGDDTELRTDGNSLLKAVWLGRLRLTRLLLEGGAYINESNDKGETALMVACITQHVDQQSISKPKMVKYLLDNRADPNIQDKSGKTALIHACIRRAGGDVVSLLLENGADPSLEDRTGASALVYAINADDEGALKHLLAACKAKGKEVIIITTDKSSSGTKTTKQYLNVPPSPKVEGRQSPPLCASPSDVQVTAPSLGSPPREKEDDFVSLQTGHSSGYSASKALHEPGSPTRRVGGLKRARLPQLKRLQSEPWGLVAPSVLAASARQDEARSAGADSEVLKGIGDASLATRGPLSRTSSMDGKDPTLFPTVTEQVLKIPGSSAPAAWKATYEKGQGPHPRLARRGTLPADQEKGGASPAGPSALKEPASLKWLESDLYSLDFQAGAESPSSVSLEPGKGPLDRRKVNSSHLSLFHGSRESLDAVPSTSPSSARRRPLHLLERRGSGTLLLDHIAHTRPGFLPPLNVNLNPPIPDIRSGGKAASPLASGLKSMVPVAPSSPKRVDLRSAKKLLRRHSMQIEQMKQLWGFGEITT